CCGACTTCATCGGGTACCGTCAAGCCTGCTATCAATGCCAGATAGCCCCCCGCCGAACCACCTGAAAGACAGATCCTAGAAGCATCTATCTTATGATTAccctttccatccttgATTAATCTGTCGTTGAGGTTGGTTTGAATGTAGCCGAGGAGAGCAGTAATATCAGAGAGGATATCAAGAATAGGAACTTGAGGAGCGAGGCGATAGTTGGGCGAAATGACTGCTACACTCTCATCAGGACAACCATCGCCTCTGGAGTAAATGTGTGAAGGCAATCGTCTGAaatgaggaggaaggtTCTCTTTGTTTCCCTGCAGCAAAGCACCGCCGTGGAACCAGATAACGAGAGGGTGGCCAGAAGGACCAGCAGGGATAGAAGGAAGATAGATATCAAGGTCAACCGCCAGGGGTTCAGAGTCGAACGTCGCTGCCGGAAGAGTGCGATAGACGATAGTAAGGTCAGGTTCCGGAATGTACAATGTATTCACATCATCTGCCGCAGGTCCTGCTTCGATAGCCGAGCTAGCTTTGTCTCGATTGTCTTCGGTAGTGGGTGTACCTTCACGGTCAAATGAAGGAGTGGCCTGGCGTAAGTTGCATCCTATGGTATCAACCTTGGTGGTTGATGCAATGGTACCAATGAGGCCGCGAATATTAACGTTTCCTGAGAGAACAAGGTGAGAGAGCTCTGGCATGTCCTTCTCACTAATCCCAAGGCTTTGAACATCGAGGAAACCTGAAAGGTTGTTTCTTTCTAGGTTGAGGACCTTCATGTGCTTAAGATTGACATTGGCCAGTCCCTTCAGTCCCTCCAGCGTGATGGTATTGCTCCCAAAGCTTAAATGACGAAGTACTGGGAGTATAGGCCTCTCTGACTTGAGAGCGGTTTGGCGTTGAATGGCGGTGGTGAAAAATCCTGAGCCATAACCGAGGCCTTCTTCAGAAGGTCCTACGGGTGAATCAAAAGATAGGCTAGAAATTGAATTGTGCGAGAGATCCAGAACCTGAAGTTGGGGAAGCAAAAGTACTGAAGGAGGAATAGATGATAGAGTATTGTGACTTGAACGCAGTTAATGGTTGTCCAAAACAAAAGCGAGAAGACTTACGAAAGATCCAGAGAGCTCAAACGGAGAAGGTCAGAAAGGGCATCTGGAATCCTTTTGAGAAGATTTTTGCTTAGCTAGTGTACATATGAGCGCGCAAACAAGTGAGAAATATTGAGAATTGCACACATCCAGGATTTTCAACCCTCCAAACATTCCTATCTCCCTGTCAATTTCCACTAGTTTGTTATTCCCAAGTCTTAGGGTAGTGAGTTCCTCTGGTTCCGACCAaatatcttcttctctcctccaaGTGCCAGACACTGAATCTCGCCGGCTActgtcttcttcttcatccacaGCAAAAGGGCTAGCACCAATTGCGGGGCGTGCGCCTGAGGCAGCCATCGATTCCCTggaaggagattgaggagggagaggatTGGAAAGGTCGGTACCCGAAAGCCCCAGGAGGGATATGTACACTTTTTCAGGGATGCGTTCAAGCTCAAGGGAAGCAATATCTAGTTTACCTGAATATCCAACGTCATTCAAGCATCAGTTCCTTAAACTTCCTCGTGCATAATCTGCAATTGAGCCTACCCGACTTAATGGCCTTCTTCAACTGTCCCTCCACAGTTTTGTCATCTATTAAGTCCGCCCCACTCCCATCTAAATGAACAAATCCTCTGGGAGTACCAGCTCTTCTGCCGACCGGACTACCATAAGTTTGGAGGTCGCCGGTTCTCTGGGATTTGGGAGTGTTGCGGAGTTCTGCACGACGGGCCGCAATGGTTTCGCGGATAGAAGGACGAGCCGGGGAGTTTCGTGCTGAGACAGACATTTTGGCCAATCTGACGCTAAGGGAAAATATGCAAAGGGAAAACGAGAAAATGAGATTTGACGATGTGGTTTGTTTGGTGCGACAAACACCTCGGCCAGAATTCAGACTTTGGTGTCCAGAAAGTGGAGGTGTCAACTGCTTACTTTAACCTTACGTAATATCTTTTTAAACGGTAATAGTACTCGTATATAGTGCAGCACCGAACGGGAAAGGACGCACTCAAATCAGCGCATATGTCATTCCTATGCATTGTTGTCTCCAATCTCTAGCAGAGCATCTACACTGCATCCCTAATAGCACATGTCATTTTAACAACTTCACCCATCTCTCTAGAATCATGGACTCTCAAGATGTCCACAACTCCACTGGCAGCACACCAACCGCTGACAGCCGCATCTCCAAAGCTTCTCTCTTTTGGTACAGCCCGCTTTATGGTCTGACCCACAAATCCCTTTCTACTAGCACCTACTAGCATCGGAAGCCCTTCGATCCCTGTACCTGGAAGGACAAGATCAGATAGGTGTTTGAGGAGTGTCAAGCTTTGAGAGGAAGATTTGGCAAAGCCCAAGCCAGGGTCGAGGATGATATTCCATCGTTTTACGCCAGACTTTAAGGCCTGCTCTACCAAGGCCTTCGTCTCCTGGATTACACCTTTGATGATGCCTCCATAACTTTCATAATCCTGGACATCCGCTGTAATCATGGTTTTTGAATCGCCTCTAGAATGCATTAAAACAACAGGAACGTCTGCTTCTGCCATGACCCGCAACATTCCTGGCTCTTTCCCGCCACGGACGTCGTTAATGATGGATGCTCCAGCTTCAACGGCGGCCTTAGCAACTGACGGTCGATAAGTGTCGACCGATATCGGAATGGAGGCAACATAGGGATCACTAGATGATCGGATGGCTTTGACAAGTGGAATAACGCGACTGAGCTCATCTTCCTCCGAACAGGGTTCAGAACCTGGGCGCGTGGACATTCCCCCAATGTCGAGAATGGCCGGAGGATCAGGCCCTTTTAGCAGCTTTTCGCAAGCGGCGAGCGCATATTCGACTTTGGTCCTGGCGAGATCGCCATCGGAAAATGAATCAGGTGTTGTATTAAAGATGGCCATGATGTATGGGGAGGCGGGGATGGAAAGCTTTAGGGGTGAAGCGTGAGAGTGCAAGGGAATTATAGGTGAAAGAGATGGCGGAAACGTGGTTGGAAGGCTGGCGAGTAGCTGGCCGACAGATTTGTGAAGCACAGGGTGCGTGAACTCTGAGTCGATGCTTTTGAAGATAGTCAGCCCCAGGAACTTCATTTTCAAGAGGCAGTTTCAAACGTACTCGGCTAACGGCCTCAAAACAAATTCTCGCTCACGTAACCTTTTGTGAGGGCATTCTAACCATTTGATCCCATAttcatcttcctcgtcGGTCTCTTTGCCAATTTTGACCATTCGGTGGCCATAAAAGACCAAATCTAGGTCGATGACTCGAGGACCATTCGTGAATGTCTTTGTTCTCCCTACAGCTTTCTCTGTGCGTTTGAGCAATCGAAGAACTTCTAAGGGGTCAAGTGATGTAGCCAGCTGCGGGGACGTTCAGCAGATATCCGCACAGCTGGGTTGACAGTGACCTACCTCAATGACGCCATTGACGAACCGGTCCTGATCTTCAACATACATTGGCGCACTCTCATACAGTCTACTTGTGCCTAACAATTTACATCCAGCCTCCTCTAAAAGCCTTACGGCTCTTATAATGTTGGCTACTCGGTCACCGATATTGGAGCCAACAGCTACGAATACCCTCTCAGGGGCTTCAGGTCGTCCATTACGAGCCGATGGTACAGTTGGCATATAGTCGGTCTGCGAGCGATGAATGGTGATGCTGGGAGTAGCGAAAGGTATTGCCGATGGTTTCCTGACTGTAATCTCTAGATGAGGTTGAGTGGAATCCCCTAGATACCGGCTCTTCAGGAGATATTGTCCCAGTTCGTGATTCAGCGATTCGATGGTTCCATAAGCCGAGTTTCTCACAAACTGTTACACCACTTTCGTTAATGATGGAAGATAGTTGAGAACAAGTGCTGCACAACCTACCTCATATACCTCATCTGCAAATCCTTTGTGTCCCCAAACATTCCAGTCACATCTACTGACCTTGACATCCAATTCCAGCCTCTgtttctcttttctttcgtGCTCATGTAACCCGACAATGCATACTACCTTCAAGTCCCGGACTGTACAGCTCTTGTCGGTTACTTCACCGTCTTTGGCATATGATGCCTTATACACAGCTTCTAGAGCATGTAACAATGCCTTTGGAAGCCCCAGGCGGATGTCCACGCTCTGGACCTCATCAGACTCTAGCGGGATGGCACTGACAGCACGCATTAGTTCCCATGGTCCACTCCATACTTTTTGCGGATCGTTCGCAAGGGCATATATCGCTTTCGATACTGAAGAATAATTCACTCCAAGGCCTGCCATGGAGTCGCCTGCGGCAGTGGTAGAGACAGAGTTGGGGACGAGATGAATTGTGAGGGAGAGAAGGGCGGGGCATGGAGGAGATGGGGTAAGGTGGAAGGCGGACGGACCTAGGCCGTGCAGGAGGTGAAGTGTGAGGGATGAAATAGTTATCGTGTCAGGTGGCATGCTTGAAATTTATGCAAATGGCAATGGCTGTGGTTtaaaataataatagaTTTCCCAAATCCGTGTCAAGGAAAGAGAAATCATCAATATGAGAATGACCTCCACCGCATATTGCTCGAGCATTAATCGATTGCTGTACTGGTTCTCTGTCGTCCGTCCCAGCTTGATCTCACTTCTTCTATTCCACTTTAATCCAATAACCATTCAGCATGTTGAGTGAGTTGGCTTACAGATCAATGTTGCTGTGTTGTATCACCCTACTAACAACTTACAGTCGTCGGTCTTACCGGCGGTATCGCTTCCGGTGCGTCTTTCCAACTCGGCTGCTCTGCCTTCCGGCGTCCTAAACATAGCTGATCCCCTCAAAGGCAAATCAACCGTCTCCAAACTTCTTTCTGAAAGACATCACCTCCCAATTATAGATGCTGATCTCATTGCTCGAGAGGTCGTTGAGCCTGGCACATCTGGTTATTCTCTCGTTGTCTCACACTTTGGTTCTGACCGGGTCTTGCAGGAAGACGGAGTATCGCTCGATAGAGGGGCGATAGGTGACATCATTTTTCATGACCCTGAAGAAAGGAAATGGATGAATGGGGTCGTGCACCCAAGAgtgaagaaagagatggtCAAACGCATCATAAGGTATTGGCTGAAAGGAGAATGGTGTGTGATCCTTGATGTGCCGCTATTGATAGAGGCGGGTATGTGGAAGTGGGTAGGGGATACTGTTGTGGTATATGTGTACGTTCTCGTAGGCCGCTAACGCATTCATGGAAACCATTTCTCACCGGTGTCTGTATAGCAATGAGCGTCTCCAGTTGTCGCGCCTCCTTGATCGCCAATCTAATCCTCCTTTGACTCAATCTCAAGCCTCAAGTCGGATTGCCTCTCAGCTACCACTATCAGCCAAGCTTTCTTACGCAACGTCGGTCATCGACAATTCTGGTTCATTTACAGACTTGAACGACCAGGTCGATAGGACGGTTGCCAAATGGAGGGCTCATCAAGGCGGAGATTCAGGTTGGTGGTGGAGGCTTTGCTGGTTGATACCGCCTGTGGGGCTAGTAGCCGGTGCATTGTGCCTATTTGCTGTTTGGAGAGGGGGCAAAAAggacagaagaagaggcagaggGGAGGTCTCAAGGAGGGACCGTTCCGAGCAAGCAGCCGAAAGGATAGAGCTCATGGAACTGAAGGGTGGAAGACGGAGAGCTGCGAGTGGAAGTTTCACGGACGAGGAATAATGGTACGGTATGATAGCCAATTTAGATATGCTTGCATCATGCAGCGCTTGCATCATGCAGCATGAATGCTGCCCGGCATTTGCAAAAGATAATCTCTGTAAAGACCAACTATATGCTGGAAATTTTTGATGCCGGAGGTACCAAGTGATTGCCGCTTCCTAAATGTTGCATCGCTGATCAAACAGCTCCATATCGTACAAACAGCCACAGTGATACTGGTGGAAAAGTCCACAAATTAAGACCCAACGCCCTCCGCCCACCTCCCTCTACAAGGCACGGTATACTCTATCGTTGAAGACATGTATATATGCTAGATTAAAAGTTACAACTTTCGACAAGACAATGCAACCAACTATTCCCGGACAAACTCAGTCAAGCTTTCCTCCCAAACCTTGCACTAACGCCTGCACCATGCTCCTTCGTATTGACAGGCCTTCACGATACCTGCATGTGATCCAACCGCCGGCACCACGCGAGTGAGCCGCACGGACCACCAACTCTGCTGCCATCTTGCCAGTATTGATTCTGTTTTCCCCATCAGCATCACCTCCAGGATCCAGTGTCGCCTTGAGGGCACGCCACGCATCTTCAAGTGTAAGATTTTCTGCATCGCTCCGAGGATTGGCTTCCGTGTGCGTGCCTCCAAACGAACAACCAAACGACTGGCAGAGACGTGTAGCAAAAACCAAAAGCCCAGGGTCATTGACAACATGGGAGTCTGAGACATGGCAGCAGCTCTTGAGACGAGTGAGAAGGTCAAgttgagaaggagatgCGGCGGGAGGATTGGTCAAAGGTGGAGAAATGGGAGAAGGTTTATTGGCACCCGTGCCATTAGCGCTGCTGTCGCCAGTACTATCGGCAGATGTGAACATGCTGAACATGCCGCTGAAGTTGGGTGTAGCAGAAGCGGTATTGCTCTTATAGAGAGGATTGTCAAGGTTGTTAGTGAAATCGGCGAAATGTGTATCTGGAGACACAGGGATGTTAAAGGGCATGGGAAGATGGTAATTGAACGGAGCGGGGGAGACCTCGTGCGCAGAGTTGAAAAGAGCAGGAACGTTCTGAGGGTTGCTTAGCTGAGGAACGCTGGGTTGCTGCTGAGAGGTGTGAGTCGTAGAGGTGGTATTAGATGGACCTGCGCCGCTCGTCGCACGAGGGGACAGTGTCTCGCTG
This DNA window, taken from Cryptococcus gattii WM276 chromosome C, complete sequence, encodes the following:
- a CDS encoding Hypothetical Protein (Similar to TIGR gene model, INSD accession AAW42338.1), with translation MSEAGSASTPQSNATKDRHEPRGRKPNDHLPPSRAREVQRAFRLRRAEHLASLEERILQLETENTQLRALLSLPAADRPKIGSGPTGRGKSLKEGGVPMSERVRARKEARERERRALGLPEADTTDMSESERNGSETLSPRATSGAGPSNTTSTTHTSQQQPSVPQLSNPQNVPALFNSAHEVSPAPFNYHLPMPFNIPVSPDTHFADFTNNLDNPLYKSNTASATPNFSGMFSMFTSADSTGDSSANGTGANKPSPISPPLTNPPAASPSQLDLLTRLKSCCHVSDSHVVNDPGLLVFATRLCQSFGCSFGGTHTEANPRSDAENLTLEDAWRALKATLDPGGDADGENRINTGKMAAELVVRAAHSRGAGGWITCRYREGLSIRRSMVQALVQGLGGKLD
- a CDS encoding Folic acid and derivative biosynthesis-related protein, putative (Similar to TIGR gene model, INSD accession AAW42698.1); translation: MPPDTITISSLTLHLLHGLGPSAFHLTPSPPCPALLSLTIHLVPNSVSTTAAGDSMAGLGVNYSSVSKAIYALANDPQKVWSGPWELMRAVSAIPLESDEVQSVDIRLGLPKALLHALEAVYKASYAKDGEVTDKSCTVRDLKVVCIVGLHEHERKEKQRLELDVKVSRCDWNVWGHKGFADEVYEFVRNSAYGTIESLNHELGQYLLKSRYLGDSTQPHLEITVRKPSAIPFATPSITIHRSQTDYMPTVPSARNGRPEAPERVFVAVGSNIGDRVANIIRAVRLLEEAGCKLLGTSRLYESAPMYVEDQDRFVNGVIELATSLDPLEVLRLLKRTEKAVGRTKTFTNGPRVIDLDLVFYGHRMVKIGKETDEEDEYGIKWLECPHKRLREREFVLRPLADIDSEFTHPVLHKSVGQLLASLPTTFPPSLSPIIPLHSHASPLKLSIPASPYIMAIFNTTPDSFSDGDLARTKVEYALAACEKLLKGPDPPAILDIGGMSTRPGSEPCSEEDELSRVIPLVKAIRSSSDPYVASIPISVDTYRPSVAKAAVEAGASIINDVRGGKEPGMLRVMAEADVPVVLMHSRGDSKTMITADVQDYESYGGIIKGVIQETKALVEQALKSGVKRWNIILDPGLGFAKSSSQSLTLLKHLSDLVLPGTGIEGLPMLVGASRKGFVGQTIKRAVPKERSFGDAAVSGWCAASGVVDILRVHDSREMGEVVKMTCAIRDAV
- a CDS encoding uncharacterized protein (Similar to TIGR gene model, INSD accession AAW42699.1); translation: MFGGLKILDLSKNLLKRIPDALSDLLRLSSLDLSHNTLSSIPPSVLLLPQLQVLDLSHNSISSLSFDSPVGPSEEGLGYGSGFFTTAIQRQTALKSERPILPVLRHLSFGSNTITLEGLKGLANVNLKHMKVLNLERNNLSGFLDVQSLGISEKDMPELSHLVLSGNVNIRGLIGTIASTTKVDTIGCNLRQATPSFDREGTPTTEDNRDKASSAIEAGPAADDVNTLYIPEPDLTIVYRTLPAATFDSEPLAVDLDIYLPSIPAGPSGHPLVIWFHGGALLQGNKENLPPHFRRLPSHIYSRGDGCPDESVAVISPNYRLAPQVPILDILSDITALLGYIQTNLNDRLIKDGKGNHKIDASRICLSGGSAGGYLALIAGLTVPDEVGDEELGAYRGLKNEAIKCLAPFYPITDLTDKFWATETNPVPWMNGNSISHAQAKPHLDTKAAPVCSAVSGGPRSILYPYMLQHSLFPSLLFLTQRSVGHGLDAFRPSPLSLSIPHRLEIASKSSNAKFHVPIYFVYGTIDDKVQPMEKTLEALGKANGDLVIERVEGADHAFDEDPKVECQAFQEWLGKTLL
- a CDS encoding dephospho-CoA kinase, putative (Similar to TIGR gene model, INSD accession AAW42336.1), with the translated sequence MLIVGLTGGIASGKSTVSKLLSERHHLPIIDADLIAREVVEPGTSGYSLVVSHFGSDRVLQEDGVSLDRGAIGDIIFHDPEERKWMNGVVHPRVKKEMVKRIIRYWLKGEWCVILDVPLLIEAGMWKWVGDTVVVYVNERLQLSRLLDRQSNPPLTQSQASSRIASQLPLSAKLSYATSVIDNSGSFTDLNDQVDRTVAKWRAHQGGDSGWWWRLCWLIPPVGLVAGALCLFAVWRGGKKDRRRGRGEVSRRDRSEQAAERIELMELKGGRRRAASGSFTDEE